The Marinilongibacter aquaticus genome has a window encoding:
- a CDS encoding TIGR04282 family arsenosugar biosynthesis glycosyltransferase: MYQKYFDLDKALLIFIKNPQLGKAKTRLAATVGDEKALEIYKHLLAHTRSVAQSVVSDRHLFYSQFVDQNDSWPSTYFQKHLQDPHPDLGTKMFAAFGYTLTKNYAKALIIGSDCLELSPEIVESAFSSLQENDLVIGPAKDGGYYSIGFNFDRIGEASSNLLKAVFLEKTWSHDKVFQEAVESIKPFGLRLKELPLLSDVDVADDVKHLL; encoded by the coding sequence ATGTATCAAAAATATTTCGACTTGGACAAAGCTCTGCTGATCTTCATCAAAAATCCCCAATTGGGAAAAGCGAAAACCCGTTTGGCCGCAACTGTCGGCGATGAAAAGGCTCTCGAAATCTACAAACACCTGCTTGCACATACCCGCTCGGTAGCCCAATCGGTCGTTTCGGACAGGCATCTTTTCTACAGTCAATTCGTCGACCAAAATGATTCTTGGCCTTCGACCTATTTCCAAAAGCACCTCCAAGATCCACATCCCGACCTAGGCACAAAAATGTTCGCCGCTTTCGGCTACACCTTGACAAAAAATTACGCCAAAGCCTTAATTATTGGCAGCGATTGTTTGGAACTCAGTCCCGAAATTGTCGAATCTGCATTCTCTTCTCTTCAAGAGAATGACCTTGTGATTGGGCCAGCCAAAGACGGCGGATACTACAGCATTGGTTTCAATTTCGATCGCATCGGAGAGGCTTCTTCCAATCTGCTCAAAGCTGTTTTTCTTGAAAAAACATGGTCGCATGACAAAGTCTTCCAAGAAGCAGTTGAATCGATTAAGCCATTTGGTCTTCGCTTAAAGGAATTGCCATTACTGAGCGATGTCGATGTCGCGGACGATGTGAAACATCTGCTTTAA
- a CDS encoding sugar phosphate isomerase/epimerase family protein, translated as MKRKNFIQTLGLLGVSNAVAAAGVFQKGAEKKSDHALRVGVASYTLRKYSVDEVIEILQRLGVKDVCFKSFHLPYESSDEELRYISDKVRARGLNLYAGGVIYMKTPEDIDKYFHYAKTAGLGMIVGSPAHELLPQIEKKVKETNVRLAIHNHGPEDKVSPSPELVYSLIKNMDPRVGMCIDTGHTFRLGLDPATELKKYKDRLLDVHIKDIDEQVANGKNVEIGRGKMNIPSIMKALKDIQYSGVLGLEYEKDGDHAAYGLSESVGYVRGVIDLV; from the coding sequence ATGAAAAGAAAGAACTTCATTCAAACACTCGGTTTGCTGGGTGTGTCCAACGCCGTGGCGGCGGCTGGAGTCTTCCAAAAAGGGGCAGAAAAAAAGAGCGATCACGCCCTACGCGTGGGCGTGGCCTCCTATACCCTTCGCAAATACAGTGTCGACGAAGTGATTGAAATCCTGCAAAGGTTGGGTGTGAAAGATGTGTGCTTCAAGAGCTTTCATTTGCCCTACGAATCGAGCGATGAAGAGTTGCGGTATATCAGCGACAAAGTGCGGGCCAGAGGACTGAACCTCTACGCAGGCGGAGTAATTTACATGAAAACGCCCGAAGATATCGACAAGTACTTTCATTATGCCAAAACCGCTGGATTGGGTATGATTGTCGGTTCGCCCGCTCATGAATTGTTGCCGCAGATCGAAAAGAAGGTGAAGGAAACCAATGTGCGTTTGGCCATTCACAATCATGGCCCCGAAGACAAAGTGTCACCTTCTCCCGAATTGGTCTACAGCCTCATTAAAAATATGGACCCGCGAGTGGGCATGTGCATAGATACGGGACACACTTTCCGTTTGGGGCTAGACCCGGCAACGGAATTGAAAAAATACAAGGACAGGTTGTTGGATGTGCACATCAAGGATATCGACGAGCAGGTAGCCAATGGGAAAAATGTCGAGATCGGGCGTGGGAAAATGAATATTCCGAGTATAATGAAGGCTTTGAAAGACATCCAATATTCTGGTGTTTTGGGACTGGAATACGAAAAAGATGGCGATCATGCAGCCTACGGTTTGTCCGAATCTGTGGGCTATGTAAGAGGGGTGATCGATTTGGTTTAA
- a CDS encoding patatin-like phospholipase family protein, translating into MTKRFSSLLCLGLLLFALPCLSQQNLPQFRNLVMEGGGTKGIAYGGALMELEEKGMLKSVIRVAGTSAGAIQASLLAIGYSAKEIAAILNQTPVESFNDGGFVASNAHRLFHQYGWFQGETFLETLENVIANRLGNRNLTFAQLHELAKSYPFRDLYVVAADLTVQQSVVFSYETHPQMRIADAVRISMSIPLYYEAVWANKEGKVFEKPKPSDNCHLYVDGGILMNYPIGLFDHSKYIEGREDEKQKVFNTETLGFRLDRPEQIDQEIENGLGIAPYEIEDFNSYMSALTSILMRNVNKIEKEDIRRTIYINDLGMSSRVRKVTEEEKQQMMESGRRGVSQFLMREIMDK; encoded by the coding sequence ATGACAAAGAGATTTTCATCCTTACTCTGCCTCGGGCTCTTGCTGTTTGCCCTGCCTTGCTTATCCCAACAAAACTTACCGCAATTCAGAAATTTGGTAATGGAAGGCGGAGGCACCAAAGGCATTGCCTACGGTGGTGCTCTGATGGAATTGGAAGAAAAAGGCATGCTCAAATCCGTCATTCGGGTAGCGGGCACATCTGCCGGAGCAATTCAGGCCTCTCTTTTGGCCATAGGTTATTCGGCCAAAGAAATTGCCGCAATTTTAAACCAAACGCCTGTAGAAAGTTTCAATGACGGTGGTTTTGTGGCCAGCAATGCCCACAGACTTTTTCACCAATACGGCTGGTTTCAGGGCGAAACATTTCTCGAAACCTTGGAAAATGTAATTGCCAACAGATTGGGCAACCGCAACCTTACTTTTGCCCAACTTCATGAACTGGCCAAAAGCTACCCTTTCAGAGACCTGTATGTAGTTGCCGCCGATCTTACCGTGCAACAATCTGTGGTGTTTTCTTACGAAACGCATCCCCAAATGCGAATTGCCGACGCCGTACGTATATCCATGTCGATTCCGCTCTATTATGAAGCCGTCTGGGCCAACAAAGAAGGCAAGGTTTTTGAAAAGCCCAAACCTTCGGACAATTGCCATCTTTATGTCGACGGCGGAATTCTTATGAATTACCCCATCGGTCTTTTCGACCATTCGAAATACATCGAGGGGCGTGAAGATGAAAAACAAAAGGTGTTCAATACCGAAACCTTGGGTTTCAGACTCGACAGGCCCGAACAAATTGACCAAGAGATCGAAAATGGACTGGGCATTGCTCCATATGAAATAGAGGATTTCAACTCGTACATGTCGGCCCTGACCAGTATTTTGATGCGGAATGTAAACAAAATCGAAAAAGAAGACATTCGCCGCACCATCTACATCAACGATTTGGGCATGTCGTCGCGGGTTCGCAAAGTTACCGAAGAGGAAAAACAACAAATGATGGAAAGCGGCCGCCGCGGTGTCAGCCAGTTTTTGATGCGTGAAATAATGGACAAGTAA
- a CDS encoding GreA/GreB family elongation factor: MKKEILALVESKTRLRLEAIEKNIQAAQDAANEETKSSAGDKYETGRAMAQNDRDLYSRQKIEVLQELEILKQINTEKTYSKCLTGALVNCSLGTVFIANSVGFVECQGQKVMVTSINSPIGQALYGLSAGQTAAFREKNIEILKVE; encoded by the coding sequence GTGAAAAAAGAAATATTGGCCCTTGTAGAAAGTAAAACGAGGCTCCGCCTCGAGGCCATCGAAAAAAATATACAGGCAGCTCAAGACGCAGCCAATGAAGAAACCAAAAGCTCGGCCGGCGACAAATACGAAACCGGTCGGGCAATGGCTCAAAACGACCGAGACCTCTATTCCAGACAAAAAATAGAAGTGCTTCAGGAACTCGAAATCCTGAAACAAATCAATACAGAAAAGACTTACAGCAAATGTCTTACCGGAGCTCTGGTAAATTGCAGTTTGGGCACGGTGTTCATTGCCAACAGTGTAGGTTTTGTCGAATGCCAAGGCCAAAAAGTGATGGTGACCTCGATCAATTCCCCAATCGGGCAAGCCTTGTATGGACTATCGGCTGGACAAACCGCTGCCTTTCGCGAAAAAAACATTGAAATTCTGAAGGTCGAGTAA
- a CDS encoding DUF4301 family protein has translation MFTEKDIAQIDKRGSDLTTIKTQIENFKTGFPFVKAKKAATIGDGLLRMSDEEVAELVDLFDKESSKKKLLKFVPASGAASRMFKALFAAKDEGKTSKDVDQFVDEIERFAFYKSLMKVTEGKKDREALLKGLLESEGLDYGSLPKGLLEFHKYDENTRTAVEEHMVEGAAYANRNGRARLHFTVSPEHKSRFNALIKAVKKQYEEAYGVQFIFSFSEQKASTDTIAVNKDNSPFRLENGSILFRPAGHGALLENLNDQDADIIFIKNIDNVVPDHLKGETIKYKKVLAGKLIQVQKQLFNFARRLDKADVSAYTRQKALKFLKEELNVTPPKGFRNWSDEDKLAYAKSKINRPIRVCGMVKNVGEPGGGPFWLENTDGSVSTHIVESAQFNFDNKRQSEIFQHATHFNPVDLVVSTKNHNREKFNLLDFRDPQTGFVTEKSMSGKALKAQELPGLWNGSMSDWNTLFVEVPLITFNPVKTVNDLLRKEHQPE, from the coding sequence ATGTTTACCGAAAAAGATATAGCACAGATCGACAAGAGAGGAAGCGACCTCACAACTATCAAGACTCAAATCGAAAACTTCAAGACAGGCTTCCCTTTTGTGAAAGCCAAAAAAGCGGCGACAATCGGCGATGGTTTATTGAGAATGAGTGACGAAGAAGTGGCCGAATTGGTGGACTTGTTCGACAAAGAATCAAGCAAAAAGAAACTGCTGAAATTTGTGCCCGCTTCGGGTGCGGCCTCGCGTATGTTCAAGGCTCTTTTTGCGGCCAAAGACGAAGGCAAAACTTCGAAAGATGTGGATCAATTTGTTGACGAAATCGAGCGTTTTGCATTTTATAAAAGCTTGATGAAAGTAACCGAAGGAAAGAAAGACCGTGAAGCTCTTTTGAAAGGTCTTTTGGAAAGTGAAGGCTTGGATTACGGCAGCTTGCCCAAAGGCTTGTTGGAATTTCATAAATACGACGAAAATACTCGTACGGCGGTAGAAGAGCATATGGTAGAGGGAGCCGCCTACGCGAATAGAAATGGCCGTGCACGCTTGCATTTTACGGTTTCGCCGGAGCACAAGAGCAGGTTCAATGCCTTGATCAAAGCGGTGAAAAAGCAATACGAAGAGGCTTATGGGGTGCAGTTCATTTTTAGTTTCTCTGAGCAAAAGGCCAGTACGGATACCATTGCAGTGAACAAAGACAATTCGCCTTTTCGTTTGGAAAACGGGAGTATCCTTTTCCGTCCGGCAGGGCATGGGGCATTGCTCGAAAACCTCAACGATCAAGATGCGGATATCATTTTCATCAAGAACATCGACAATGTGGTGCCCGACCATTTGAAAGGAGAGACAATCAAATACAAAAAAGTATTGGCCGGAAAGTTGATTCAAGTGCAAAAGCAATTGTTCAATTTTGCCCGCAGACTCGATAAGGCGGATGTATCGGCCTATACGCGTCAAAAGGCCCTGAAATTCTTGAAAGAAGAATTGAACGTAACACCGCCCAAAGGGTTTAGGAATTGGAGCGACGAAGATAAATTGGCTTATGCCAAAAGCAAGATCAACCGCCCCATTCGCGTATGTGGAATGGTGAAGAATGTGGGTGAGCCCGGCGGTGGACCTTTTTGGTTGGAAAATACCGACGGTTCGGTGTCTACTCATATTGTCGAATCCGCTCAGTTTAACTTTGATAACAAGCGACAAAGTGAGATTTTTCAACACGCCACACACTTCAATCCAGTAGATTTGGTGGTTTCTACAAAGAACCACAACAGAGAAAAATTTAATTTGCTCGATTTTCGCGATCCCCAAACAGGATTTGTAACCGAAAAATCGATGAGTGGTAAGGCTTTGAAGGCTCAAGAGCTTCCTGGACTATGGAATGGCTCGATGTCTGACTGGAACACCCTTTTTGTGGAGGTTCCGTTGATCACGTTCAATCCGGTAAAAACGGTGAATGATCTTTTGCGAAAGGAGCATCAACCCGAATAA
- a CDS encoding helix-hairpin-helix domain-containing protein: MSKKKVNFSLSPEIVGSANSGILLGDFNNWDASKGVSLKKQKDGSLATSVSLDSGKAYEYRYLLDDGRWVNDANADDYNFVSLFQVKNCVVNVPAVLKAPAKKAVSKKTVKADVEDLTKIEGIGKKIAELLVKDGIDTFAKLGKATQKSLKAVLEAAGPRYKMHDPKTWAKQAKLAAAGKWEELQALQDTLKGGK; the protein is encoded by the coding sequence ATGTCAAAGAAAAAAGTTAATTTTTCATTGTCTCCAGAAATTGTCGGTTCAGCCAATTCGGGAATTCTCCTAGGTGATTTCAACAATTGGGATGCGTCTAAAGGCGTTTCTTTGAAAAAACAAAAGGACGGTTCTCTGGCTACTTCAGTATCTCTTGACTCAGGCAAAGCATACGAGTATCGTTATTTGCTGGATGACGGAAGATGGGTGAATGACGCCAATGCAGACGACTATAATTTCGTTTCTCTTTTTCAGGTGAAAAACTGTGTAGTGAATGTGCCAGCCGTACTAAAAGCCCCTGCCAAAAAGGCGGTAAGCAAGAAGACGGTGAAAGCAGATGTGGAAGATTTGACCAAAATCGAAGGCATTGGCAAGAAAATTGCAGAGCTTTTGGTAAAGGATGGAATTGACACGTTTGCGAAATTGGGCAAGGCCACGCAAAAGTCGCTCAAAGCTGTACTTGAGGCCGCAGGCCCACGCTACAAAATGCACGACCCCAAAACCTGGGCAAAGCAAGCCAAATTGGCTGCTGCCGGTAAATGGGAAGAACTTCAAGCCCTTCAAGACACTTTGAAAGGCGGAAAATAA
- a CDS encoding hydroxypyruvate isomerase family protein, which translates to MNRRDFITKSALTVAGSGVLGAKAFANGAPIAKDAPFNLNYAPHFGMFKNSAGDDLVDQVKFMYERGFRSMEDNGMMGRSVADQERIGKEMARLGMKMGVFVVSYLDGPQTATFVTGKQEWQDKFLQACRDAVEVAKRVNAKWMTVVPGNFERRLPMGIQTANVIELLKRASDIFEPHGLTMVLEPLSDTPDLFLRYSDQTYMICRAVDSPACKILFDMWHMQRNEGRLMYNMDMVWDEIGYFQIGDEPGRKEPTTGEMNYKNLFKHIYDKSKANGQEFILGMEHGNFFSGKEGEEKLIASYRQVDDFM; encoded by the coding sequence ATCAACAGAAGGGATTTTATAACCAAGTCGGCACTAACTGTCGCAGGGTCAGGTGTTTTGGGGGCAAAAGCTTTTGCCAATGGGGCTCCAATTGCAAAGGATGCTCCTTTTAATTTGAATTACGCCCCGCATTTCGGGATGTTCAAAAACTCGGCAGGCGATGATTTGGTCGATCAAGTGAAATTCATGTACGAGCGTGGTTTCCGCTCAATGGAAGACAATGGCATGATGGGCCGCTCGGTAGCCGATCAAGAGCGAATCGGGAAAGAGATGGCCCGCTTGGGCATGAAAATGGGTGTGTTTGTGGTGAGCTATTTGGATGGTCCGCAAACGGCAACTTTCGTGACCGGAAAGCAGGAGTGGCAAGATAAATTTTTGCAGGCCTGTAGAGATGCTGTAGAGGTGGCCAAAAGGGTAAATGCCAAGTGGATGACCGTGGTGCCGGGGAATTTCGAACGTAGATTGCCTATGGGAATTCAAACAGCCAATGTGATCGAGTTGCTGAAAAGAGCAAGCGATATTTTTGAGCCGCACGGATTGACTATGGTTTTGGAGCCGCTTTCGGATACGCCAGATTTGTTCCTTCGCTATTCAGATCAAACGTATATGATTTGTAGAGCTGTAGATAGCCCGGCTTGCAAGATCCTCTTTGATATGTGGCATATGCAACGCAACGAAGGTCGCTTGATGTACAATATGGATATGGTTTGGGACGAGATCGGTTATTTCCAAATTGGCGATGAGCCCGGCAGAAAAGAACCGACCACTGGAGAAATGAACTACAAAAACCTTTTCAAGCACATATACGATAAGAGTAAAGCCAATGGCCAAGAGTTTATTTTGGGTATGGAGCACGGAAACTTTTTCTCTGGAAAAGAGGGGGAAGAGAAATTGATCGCCTCGTATCGTCAGGTAGACGATTTTATGTGA
- a CDS encoding Rid family detoxifying hydrolase: protein MERRIIYTDKAPEPIGPYSQAVLAGETLYVSGQIAYELSLEGNIEQETRQVMANLGAILEAAGMDFTQVVKCSIFLKSMDDFALVNSVYGEFFVENPPARETVEVKRLPKDVNVEISLVAVS, encoded by the coding sequence ATGGAAAGACGGATCATTTATACCGATAAGGCTCCCGAACCAATTGGACCTTATTCGCAGGCAGTTTTGGCAGGCGAGACCCTTTATGTGTCTGGGCAAATTGCATATGAGCTTTCATTAGAGGGGAATATCGAACAGGAAACCCGTCAGGTTATGGCCAATTTAGGGGCTATACTCGAGGCTGCAGGCATGGATTTTACTCAAGTGGTCAAGTGCAGCATCTTCTTGAAATCGATGGATGATTTTGCCCTTGTGAATTCGGTTTATGGCGAGTTTTTTGTAGAAAATCCTCCAGCTAGGGAAACCGTGGAAGTAAAAAGACTGCCAAAAGATGTGAATGTTGAAATCTCTCTCGTGGCAGTCTCTTAG
- a CDS encoding LytR/AlgR family response regulator transcription factor, giving the protein MSTAKLNCIAVDDESLARKLLQENIEQVPFLNLVKVCKNPFEAMEALQEHKVDLMFLDIQMPGMLGTKFLASLKEKPMVILVTAYDNYAVESYALDVVDYLMKPVSFDRFSKAAHKALDLFKKSQKASAVTESSSPVDSPEYFFVNVEYSLVKIIFDEITHIEGLKDYIKIYVTSQTRPILTKSTLKGIERRLPENFMRVQKSYIVNLEKIQSIRNHRITIDKFDIPVSDSNMESLLQAINYQKP; this is encoded by the coding sequence ATGTCTACAGCTAAATTGAACTGCATTGCAGTGGATGACGAGAGCCTTGCACGCAAATTGTTGCAAGAGAATATCGAACAAGTGCCCTTTTTGAACTTAGTGAAAGTATGTAAAAATCCGTTTGAAGCGATGGAAGCCTTGCAAGAACACAAGGTCGACCTGATGTTTCTGGATATTCAAATGCCGGGTATGTTGGGCACCAAGTTTTTGGCAAGTTTAAAAGAAAAGCCCATGGTTATTCTGGTCACGGCCTACGACAATTACGCTGTAGAAAGTTATGCTCTCGACGTCGTCGATTATTTGATGAAACCGGTGAGCTTCGACCGCTTCTCAAAAGCGGCCCACAAGGCCCTCGACCTCTTCAAAAAGAGCCAGAAGGCTTCGGCCGTAACCGAGTCGTCGTCGCCAGTCGATAGCCCCGAATACTTCTTTGTAAATGTTGAATATTCTTTGGTCAAGATCATCTTCGATGAAATCACCCACATCGAAGGACTTAAAGATTACATCAAAATCTACGTCACTTCACAGACAAGGCCCATTCTCACGAAATCGACATTGAAAGGCATAGAACGCCGATTGCCCGAGAATTTCATGCGGGTGCAGAAATCGTATATCGTTAATCTGGAGAAAATCCAAAGCATTCGAAACCACAGAATCACAATCGACAAGTTTGATATTCCTGTGAGCGACAGCAATATGGAATCGCTGTTGCAGGCGATCAATTACCAGAAGCCTTAA
- a CDS encoding thiol-disulfide oxidoreductase DCC family protein produces MHLILFDGVCNLCNGFVQFIIKKDRLQLFEFAALQSEFAHTLLSEQGVPKPNQQSEAFDTVYYFDGEKLFDRSDAILKICELLPGYAWLGRLGKMCPKTFRDTLYKFVSSKRYALFGKRDSCMLPTPEIMSRFRS; encoded by the coding sequence ATGCATCTGATCCTTTTTGACGGTGTCTGCAACCTTTGCAATGGTTTTGTGCAGTTCATTATCAAAAAGGATCGTTTGCAATTGTTTGAATTTGCCGCACTGCAATCTGAATTTGCACACACTTTATTGAGCGAACAGGGCGTACCAAAGCCCAATCAGCAATCTGAAGCTTTTGATACCGTCTATTATTTCGATGGAGAAAAGCTCTTCGATCGCTCAGATGCCATCCTGAAAATTTGTGAGCTGCTGCCCGGATATGCGTGGTTGGGGCGATTGGGAAAAATGTGCCCGAAAACCTTTCGCGATACTTTATACAAATTTGTTTCGAGTAAAAGATACGCCCTTTTCGGGAAGCGTGACAGCTGTATGCTCCCCACTCCCGAAATAATGAGCCGTTTTCGGTCTTGA
- a CDS encoding glutamate-5-semialdehyde dehydrogenase produces the protein MLKKSRKSSKAIGALSSTEKSKLLQRLAELIKSNAEQIKVENKKDLDRMDKADPKYDRLLLSDARIEGLCHALHTVSELPDPTGQELLSKTLPNGLKLSKITDPLGVIGIIYESRPNVTIDVASLCLRSGNAAILKGGKEAHFSNLFLVSLIHQALEEKGLPKEAVTLLPTDRSYTEHLLKAEKYVDVIIPRGSAGLINYVRKNSLIPTIETGAGVCHTFVEKTADPEMAAKIIVNAKVSRPSVCNSLDCAIIDETQLANVVPLLLDGFKAYNVEVYADEASYPFFKKAQYPYLQKAQDEDFGREWLDYKVSIKTVHNAEEALDHIDRFSSRHSEAIITEDQALADKFIKSVDAASVYHNASTRFTDGEEFGLGAEIGISTQKLHARGPFALEKLVTEKWVVKGTGQIR, from the coding sequence ATATTAAAGAAAAGCAGAAAATCATCGAAAGCCATCGGGGCTTTAAGTTCAACAGAAAAAAGCAAACTACTTCAGCGTTTAGCCGAGCTGATTAAAAGCAATGCAGAGCAAATCAAAGTCGAAAACAAAAAAGACTTGGACAGGATGGACAAGGCCGATCCGAAATACGATCGTCTCTTACTTTCCGATGCCCGAATCGAAGGTCTTTGCCATGCCTTGCACACTGTTTCTGAACTGCCCGATCCTACTGGCCAAGAGCTGCTGTCGAAAACCCTTCCCAACGGTTTGAAATTGTCAAAAATCACCGACCCGCTTGGCGTGATCGGCATTATTTACGAGTCGCGTCCCAATGTCACCATCGACGTGGCTTCGCTTTGCTTGCGTTCAGGAAACGCGGCCATTCTGAAGGGCGGGAAGGAAGCTCATTTTTCCAATCTTTTCCTGGTATCATTGATTCACCAAGCTTTGGAAGAAAAAGGCTTGCCGAAAGAGGCCGTCACGCTTCTGCCCACAGACCGCTCCTATACCGAGCACTTGCTGAAAGCCGAGAAATATGTAGACGTGATAATTCCGAGGGGCTCGGCTGGCTTGATTAATTACGTACGTAAAAACTCTTTGATTCCGACCATCGAAACCGGAGCCGGAGTGTGTCATACTTTCGTAGAAAAAACGGCTGATCCTGAAATGGCCGCCAAAATCATTGTCAACGCCAAAGTAAGTAGGCCTTCTGTGTGCAATTCGCTCGACTGTGCCATAATCGACGAAACACAGCTCGCCAATGTTGTGCCCTTACTGCTCGATGGTTTCAAAGCATACAATGTCGAGGTTTATGCCGATGAAGCAAGCTATCCCTTCTTTAAAAAGGCCCAATACCCGTATTTGCAAAAAGCCCAAGACGAAGATTTTGGACGCGAGTGGCTCGATTATAAGGTCTCGATCAAAACGGTACACAATGCCGAAGAGGCCCTGGATCATATCGATCGATTCTCTTCTAGGCATTCCGAAGCGATCATTACCGAAGACCAAGCCCTGGCCGACAAGTTTATCAAATCTGTGGATGCCGCCAGCGTATACCACAACGCCTCTACCCGCTTCACCGATGGCGAAGAATTTGGCCTTGGAGCCGAAATCGGTATTTCAACACAAAAACTGCATGCTCGTGGTCCGTTTGCTTTGGAAAAATTGGTGACCGAAAAATGGGTAGTGAAAGGCACAGGACAAATTCGATAG